AGTGTCGAGCGGCTTCGGATTCTTCTTGTCGCGGCCCATCGTCCAGGGGCCGACAAGCGCGGGTTCCGCTTCGCCGTCTTTTGTCATCTCTACGGCCCAGCCATCGTCGTCTTCGTTCTTGATGACGCGCGCAGTCCAGCCGTCTTCGCGCCACAAACGCGCATCCCGCAGTGTTTCCGGGACACCCTCGTGCGGTTCAGCGGATAAGTCTGGTGATGGAAGCGGCGTATCGGTCATGGCTGTTTTTTGACTCACGTTCGGAACCCGTTCGGCGTAACAAGGGGCGGATTTTACCCGCTCCAGCGCGCCGGAACCCATCCCTATATCGAAAGGACGATGCCGCACATCCGGATTCAATCGATGAAATAATGAATTGCGCCCATGGAATTAATTAAATATTATTACAACCATCATTCAAAAAAAACGCAACTCAAAAGCGCGTTAAAGAGATGAAAAAGACAACCCTGATCAAGGGTCGATAGCTGTCTTAGTCGGTTACGCCTGCCGGAATTAGTTCTCAACCCGGAATATTCTTTTGCGGAAAACCGCGTCAATGCCATTTGCCGTTTCACAACGACCTGACTGCATTGCGTAATACTCCGCAACACCCGTCGCGCTTGAGCAACAGCCCGAAACTTGACACGCGACCTACGCGTGCCCTGCAAGTCTGAAAATCACTTTATAAATCCACACTTATGCTTTTCATTTCCGGCATTCCGAATTCTGGAAGACTTTATTGTGCAGCATGCAATTAAATATTCGAGTGGGGCGAATACACTTCGCAACGAATCGTCAGTCGGCCGGATGCATTTATGGCTTGAACTGGAAGACGATTCCCTATGCACTGTCTCGGAGTTAAAAGCATGAAAAGAACCATTGTTATCGCGGGCATCCTCGGCGGGTTCGCGGCATCGGCCCAGGCTCAAAGCAGCGTCACCCTGTACGGCACGCTGGACGCCGGCCTTGTCTACGCGAACAACCAGGGCGGCCATAGCAGCTGGCAACAGGGCAGCGGCTCGGTGTCGGACACCTACTTCGGTCTGCGCGGCAGCGAAGACCTGGGCGGCGGTCTGCATGCGATCTTCACGTTGGAAAGCGGCTTTAACCTGAACAACGGCCAGTTCTCGGAAAGCAACACGTTGTTCAACCGTCAGGCCTTCGTCGGTCTGCAGAGCGACAGGTTCGGCGCGTTGACCTTGGGCCGCCAGTACGACTCCGTCGTCGACTACCTCTCGCCGCTGTCGGCAGCAGGCGCAGGGTACGGCAACAATCTGGCCGGTCACCCGCTTGACAACGACAACCTCGACAACTCGTTCTCGATCAGGAACGCGGTCAAGTACACGAGCGCTGACTATGCGGGTCTGAAGTTCGGCGGCCTGTATGGCTTCAGCAACGCCGCCGGCCAGTTCTCGAACAACCGCGCGTGGAGCGTCGGCGCATCCTATGAGAATGGCCCGATCAGCGCTGCGGCTGCCTACCTGCAACTGAACAATACGCTCGGCACCGACGGCGGCATCAGCAACAGCGGTGGCGCCCTGACAGTGGAAAACGGCAACGGGAACGTCGCCGCGGCCCTGCAGCGCACCTATGGTGTGGGCGCGAACTACACCTACGGTCCGGCCGTGGTCGGCTTCGTCTGGACGCACACGCAGTTCGACGGCATTGGCTCCGTCAACAGCAATTTCACGGGCTCCAACTTCGATGCCGGCCTGTCGGGTACGAACCTGCACCTCGACAACTATGAAATCAACGGTCGCTACGCGCTGACGCCGGCTTTGGGACTCGCAGCAGCCTACACGTTCACGGACGGCAAGATCTCCGGCTCGAACAGCTCGGGCGATCCGAAGTGGCACACCGTATCGCTGCAAGCAGACTACTCGCTCAGCAAGCGTACCGATGTGTACGTCGAAGGCGTCTATCAGCACGCATCGGGTGAACTCGGAAACGGTCGCGCTAACGTCGCAGCGATCAACACGCTGTCGCCGTCGTCGACGGGCAATCAGGTGGCGGCTGCAGTGGGCCTGCGCCACCGCTTCTGATCGCCATTGTTGCAAAGCAGGCCGGATCCGCGGGTCCGGCCTGGCACAAACAGAAACGCTCGCGTGCTCCCCGTATGCGCGCGTCTTTGTGCACGCGACACATCGGGATCGATCGATTTTCAGGATAGCCGCAGGTATACTGCGCGACAGCCGCCTTCCTCGTTGCCAACGTCGCAGCCCTTGCGACACCCGCCAGCAGAACGGCGGCTTCGCCGCGGAGTATCTGGCGTCGACTGGCAACGCCGCGCTCCGCCCGCGCCCCAAGTTCCCGCGCACCACCGGGGACGCCGACGACCGGATCATGAAAAGACTTCTTCTGCTTGCTCCCGCTGTCCTCCTCGCCGCTTGCGGTTCTCCCGGCAGTGTCTCCACGAGCCGTTCCGCGGAACCGATTATCTATGTGTCTTCACCACGCTCCGCTGCCGATATCGCCAGCTGCCTTTCCGGCCGTCTGCCGCGCGTGCAGACCGCGCGGATCAACGGCGCAACCGAACTGACGGTCGGCTCGAGTTCGAACGGTTCGTATTTCGTTACGCTGACGCCGTCGGGCCGGGGCTCGGTCATCAAGGTATTGCACCCGGAGGGTTCGCCGGAAGATCCGCCGGAACCGGAAATGCGCTTCGACGTCGCGCGCTGCGCGGTGTAGGCGGCACGCGTTTTCGCATCGCAGTCAAAGCGCGCGCCTGAAGAGCGGCCTGCAAGGGCTTTCGTTCGACGCGCACATCTGCGAACATAGCCGCCCTTCTTCACGCGGTGCGATAACGATGGCATCAAGCAAGGCACATCATGCCACCGGCTGGGCAGCCGGTCTCATTGCCGCGGCACTGGTCGCCCATGCTCACGCGACTGGCCCCTGGCATCTGTGGACGATGCTGGCGTTCGCCGGCGGTGTCGCTGGCGGCACCGCGCCCGACTGGCTCGAAGTCGCGTGGTGGTCGCGTACGCGGCGCCTGTGGATCACCCATCGAACGCTCACGCATTGGGGCATCGGCTGGCTCGCGTTGCTCGCGTGGTCGTATCACCTGCTGGGGCATCGTTCGTTTGCGGCGCCGCTGTTCGGGTTTGCATGCGGCGGCCTGATGCATCTGCTTGCGGACTGGCCCAATCCTCTTGGCGTCCCCTGGATCGCCGGACGTCACTCGCTGAACTGGTGGAATAGCGGCCACTGCGATCTGTTGATCGTCGGCGCTTCGTGGGTCGCCGCGTGGTTCGTCGCCGGGCATGTATGGCTGCATGGCGGCCATGGGCTGTCGATGCTGCCGCATCTGCGGCTGTGATGGGGGCGCCGGATAGTGCGGTAGTTATCAACAGTTAATGTTGGCAAGCCTGTGGACAATTTGCGGGAAAGCGGGACAAGCCGCTGAAACGATTCAATTTGTGCCGTGCGCGTCCGGCGTGTGCATTTGCAATGCCGACAACACGAATCGCAGGGCCGTGGAGTAAGCACACCCTGACCTGAAAAACACAGCGCATCTCTCTACAGACAAAAAAGAAGGCGACCAACATGTCTGCGCGATAGGCCGATTCAATTGGCATGCAAGTCGACAACATCGTCTAATCGATTCCGCGCTGTCGCGGTCCCCATCTCGCTCAACACCAGGAGAGCACCATGGCCCAGCCCAACGTCGAAGATGTCGTCAAGGCAATCGCCGCCGACACCGACACCCCCGCTGAAATCGTGTCAAAGATGTATGCAGAAACGTGGGACGAATACAGCGATGGAGCCCGAATCATGGACTACATGGCGGTTCTCGTCGCCAAACGCGTCCGCGAGAATCTGCGAAGCCTCCGTCATAACAGACACTGAGGTTGTATCAGCAACAAGTTTCGGTAAGTCGCTTCCGGGCGTCGGACTTCGGCAGGCATCCTGAAAGCTCATTGGCATCCTTGCGATTGCGTGCGTGCCGTGTCATGCGTGTCGTCGATGCCGCCAGTATGGCCCGGTAAGTTCGTTGACCCAGAGTAACCGCAGGACTGTACTGGATGACCGCAAGCTATGAAACAACCCGCGAAATTGAAATCGAACTGAATGGTTTGCACTATCGCGGCCGGTATCGCGTCATGGCCGGTACG
The DNA window shown above is from Paraburkholderia sp. BL10I2N1 and carries:
- a CDS encoding porin encodes the protein MKRTIVIAGILGGFAASAQAQSSVTLYGTLDAGLVYANNQGGHSSWQQGSGSVSDTYFGLRGSEDLGGGLHAIFTLESGFNLNNGQFSESNTLFNRQAFVGLQSDRFGALTLGRQYDSVVDYLSPLSAAGAGYGNNLAGHPLDNDNLDNSFSIRNAVKYTSADYAGLKFGGLYGFSNAAGQFSNNRAWSVGASYENGPISAAAAYLQLNNTLGTDGGISNSGGALTVENGNGNVAAALQRTYGVGANYTYGPAVVGFVWTHTQFDGIGSVNSNFTGSNFDAGLSGTNLHLDNYEINGRYALTPALGLAAAYTFTDGKISGSNSSGDPKWHTVSLQADYSLSKRTDVYVEGVYQHASGELGNGRANVAAINTLSPSSTGNQVAAAVGLRHRF
- a CDS encoding sugar ABC transporter ATPase translates to MKRLLLLAPAVLLAACGSPGSVSTSRSAEPIIYVSSPRSAADIASCLSGRLPRVQTARINGATELTVGSSSNGSYFVTLTPSGRGSVIKVLHPEGSPEDPPEPEMRFDVARCAV
- a CDS encoding metal-dependent hydrolase, giving the protein MASSKAHHATGWAAGLIAAALVAHAHATGPWHLWTMLAFAGGVAGGTAPDWLEVAWWSRTRRLWITHRTLTHWGIGWLALLAWSYHLLGHRSFAAPLFGFACGGLMHLLADWPNPLGVPWIAGRHSLNWWNSGHCDLLIVGASWVAAWFVAGHVWLHGGHGLSMLPHLRL
- a CDS encoding DUF3562 domain-containing protein encodes the protein MAQPNVEDVVKAIAADTDTPAEIVSKMYAETWDEYSDGARIMDYMAVLVAKRVRENLRSLRHNRH